One part of the Oncorhynchus clarkii lewisi isolate Uvic-CL-2024 unplaced genomic scaffold, UVic_Ocla_1.0 unplaced_contig_3046_pilon_pilon, whole genome shotgun sequence genome encodes these proteins:
- the LOC139394445 gene encoding E3 SUMO-protein ligase NSE2-like yields MSLSAVHSTLSSLKTCQADIGTGMDIVTDVALDVAETAGTENDAVLKKLEVMMLECAKLDQEINCFVEVVNCVTAEVRNQEPEAMFRLKSLVKEKFTERHGSLSEGELQNHVKLVSFKENVRNALKTVNPEAAENMEEELDEDVAVTQSEVNFTCPLTQVEMVNPMKNKKCNHHYDRDAIMGMIKARQNQKKKLRCPVVGCGNTDVKQGDLILDQIMKRQIQKR; encoded by the exons ATGTCCTTGAGTGCAGTCCACTCCACACTGTCTAGTCTGAAAACATGTCAGGCAGATATTGGAACGGGGATGGACATTGTGACCGACGTCGCTCTGGACGTGGCAGAAACAGCAG GAACTGAGAATGATGCAGTCCTGAAGAAGCTGGAGGTGATGATGCTGGAGTGTGCCAAACTGGACCAGGAGATCAACTGCTTCGTTGAGGTGGTGAACTGTGTCACTGCAGAG GTGAGGAACCAAGAGCCCGAGGCCATGTTCAGACTGAAGTCTCTGGTGAAGGAGAAGTTCACTGAGAGACACGGCAGTCTGTCTGAGGGAGAGCTACAGAACCACGTCAAGCTGGTCAGCTTTAAGGAGAACGTCAGAAACGCACTCAAAACAG TGAACCCTGAGGCAGCAGAGAATATGGAGGAGGAGCTGGATGAGGATGTTGCTGTGACGCAGAGTGAGGTTAACTTCacctgtcccctgactcag GTGGAGATGGTTAACCCAATGAAGAACAAGAAGTGTAACCACCACTACGACCGGGACGCCATTATGGGGATGATCAAGGCCAGGCAAAACCAGAAGAAGAAGTTACG CTGTCCGGTGGTTGGCTGTGGCAACACGGACGTGAAGcagggagacctgatcctagatcagattaTGAAGAGACAGATCCAGAAGAGGTAG